One genomic segment of Erysipelotrichaceae bacterium 66202529 includes these proteins:
- the mutL gene encoding DNA mismatch repair endonuclease MutL, with amino-acid sequence MGRINRLDEHLSNMIAAGEVVERPQGIVKELVENCIDAHAETVEIQISQGGIASITIIDDGDGMDAEDATLAFERHATSKLKEVNDLWNIHTMGFRGEALPSIASVSHVLLRTNDGNTSTEVEISYGKLVSARPCGTPKGTMIEIQNLFQKTPARFKHLKSPQYEFSLISDVVQKFALSHPDIGFCLSHDGRTVFKTKGSGNLLEVLMQIYGRDSAKSAIALDGSDQDYKIKGYIMQPQFNRATKYYMLLYINGRMIRNYHLQKAILDAYSPYMPKERYPIVVIDLIMDAQLVDVNVHPSKWEIRLSKEKQLEKLLYETIRKALQEQLEVPSVNIAKETVKEKVEEQELQFTYERDDNIKKLHEEVNNSFTHPEKIEKPALDMEELRKQIEIDITQKKEVNIPVQPITREIVSEVQEETKPYPAEEEISLSQIAADKKVSIEEKTVDSPINSLDSGLEKTTEAPISHFDARQDEEYLTEEIEKVSAENTEIAFKEIKQTQELQYEKTVQKPHQPLNPSLPQLRVIGQFHNCYILAEGEKGLYIIDQHAAQERYHYEIIRNQILSGNTDTQPLLLPITIESTISAVSQAEELNGLLEQIGIHLEVFGDHTFVCRQLPLWMKDVEEEAFLCDMIDIWEKDKEISLDKLRKHAIATMACHSSIRFNRSLTLEEMKRVVDDLGRCEQPFHCPHGRPTMICMEDKSLIKEFERG; translated from the coding sequence ATGGGAAGAATTAACCGGCTGGATGAGCATCTCAGCAATATGATAGCGGCTGGAGAGGTAGTAGAACGGCCGCAGGGAATTGTAAAGGAGCTTGTAGAAAACTGCATTGACGCCCATGCTGAAACTGTTGAAATACAGATTTCACAGGGGGGGATTGCATCGATCACCATTATTGATGATGGTGATGGAATGGATGCAGAGGATGCCACCCTGGCATTTGAACGTCATGCGACAAGTAAATTAAAGGAAGTAAATGATTTGTGGAATATTCATACAATGGGATTTCGTGGAGAGGCATTGCCTTCCATCGCCTCTGTATCCCATGTCCTACTGCGGACAAATGACGGGAATACATCCACTGAAGTAGAAATCAGCTATGGTAAACTGGTAAGTGCAAGACCATGCGGAACACCTAAGGGTACGATGATTGAAATTCAGAATCTGTTCCAGAAAACACCGGCACGCTTTAAGCATTTAAAGAGTCCGCAGTATGAATTTTCATTGATTTCCGATGTTGTTCAGAAATTCGCTTTATCACATCCTGATATAGGCTTCTGTCTGTCACATGACGGCAGAACCGTTTTCAAGACAAAAGGAAGCGGTAATCTGCTGGAGGTATTGATGCAGATTTACGGACGGGACAGTGCGAAAAGCGCAATCGCACTGGATGGAAGTGATCAGGATTATAAAATCAAAGGCTATATCATGCAGCCGCAGTTTAACCGTGCAACAAAATATTACATGCTATTGTATATCAATGGCAGAATGATTCGCAATTATCATTTGCAAAAGGCTATTCTGGATGCCTATTCTCCCTATATGCCAAAGGAACGCTATCCGATCGTTGTGATTGATCTGATTATGGATGCACAACTGGTAGATGTCAATGTACATCCATCCAAGTGGGAAATTCGCCTTTCCAAGGAAAAACAGTTAGAAAAGCTGTTGTATGAAACCATTCGCAAAGCTCTGCAGGAACAGTTGGAGGTTCCCAGTGTAAATATTGCAAAGGAGACTGTTAAGGAAAAGGTCGAGGAGCAGGAATTACAATTCACCTATGAACGTGATGATAATATAAAAAAGCTGCATGAGGAAGTAAATAACAGCTTTACGCATCCAGAAAAAATAGAAAAGCCTGCACTTGATATGGAAGAATTACGAAAACAAATCGAGATAGACATAACGCAGAAAAAAGAGGTTAATATTCCGGTTCAGCCTATAACCAGGGAAATTGTTTCAGAAGTTCAGGAGGAGACAAAGCCTTATCCTGCGGAAGAAGAAATTTCCTTATCGCAGATAGCGGCAGACAAGAAAGTATCTATTGAGGAAAAAACAGTAGATTCACCAATAAATTCTTTAGATTCCGGTCTGGAGAAAACAACAGAAGCCCCAATATCCCATTTCGATGCCAGGCAGGATGAAGAATATTTAACAGAGGAAATAGAGAAGGTCTCTGCTGAAAATACAGAAATTGCATTTAAGGAAATCAAACAGACACAGGAGCTGCAATATGAGAAAACAGTACAAAAGCCTCATCAACCATTAAATCCTAGCCTCCCACAGCTGCGTGTGATCGGGCAGTTTCATAACTGCTATATTCTGGCAGAAGGAGAAAAAGGGTTATATATCATAGACCAGCACGCGGCTCAGGAACGTTATCATTATGAGATTATAAGAAACCAGATCTTATCCGGCAATACGGATACACAGCCGCTTCTTTTGCCAATCACTATAGAATCCACAATTTCTGCAGTATCCCAGGCTGAGGAGCTGAATGGACTGCTGGAACAGATAGGGATACATCTTGAGGTTTTTGGTGATCATACCTTTGTGTGCCGCCAGCTGCCGTTATGGATGAAGGATGTGGAGGAAGAAGCATTCCTCTGCGATATGATAGATATATGGGAAAAGGATAAGGAAATCAGTCTTGATAAGCTGAGGAAGCACGCAATCGCGACCATGGCATGTCACAGCTCTATACGATTTAACCGCAGTCTGACACTGGAGGAAATGAAAAGAGTCGTTGATGATTTAGGACGTTGTGAGCAGCCGTTTCATTGTCCGCATGGCAGACCGACGATGATCTGTATGGAAGATAAATCATTGATAAAGGAATTTGAGCGAGGATAA
- the miaA gene encoding tRNA (adenosine(37)-N6)-dimethylallyltransferase MiaA has translation MEKVLVIAGPTGVGKTSLSVELAKACKGEVISGDSMQVYKEMSIGTAKITKEEMQDIPHYLIDLCSFTEEYNVKIFQEKAREYIQKITKSGKLPIICGGTGLYIKSCLYDYKFVDQKEDSDFMKFLTERSEDELWGMLSVIDPKACENLHPHNRQRIVRALAMAHAGEKKSEIVEAQEHQPVYDAYIIGLTMDRQRLYERINARVDQMMKQGLLQEIEQLHNRYADVWELQSFQGIGYKEWKNYFQGSDDVNTCVESIKKNSRNFAKRQYTWFRNQMQVHWYDVEAENYKEQILNDVKAWMES, from the coding sequence ATGGAAAAAGTATTGGTTATTGCAGGGCCGACAGGAGTAGGTAAAACAAGCCTCAGTGTGGAGCTGGCAAAAGCCTGCAAGGGAGAAGTTATCAGTGGTGATTCCATGCAGGTATATAAGGAAATGAGTATCGGAACAGCGAAGATAACAAAAGAGGAAATGCAGGATATCCCGCATTATCTGATTGATCTGTGCTCCTTTACAGAAGAATATAATGTCAAAATATTTCAGGAAAAGGCGAGAGAGTATATTCAGAAAATAACAAAATCTGGGAAGCTTCCCATTATTTGCGGAGGAACCGGCTTATATATTAAATCCTGTTTGTATGACTATAAGTTTGTGGATCAGAAGGAAGACAGTGATTTTATGAAATTTCTAACAGAGCGAAGTGAGGACGAGCTTTGGGGAATGCTGTCGGTGATTGATCCAAAAGCATGTGAAAATCTGCACCCGCATAACCGCCAGAGAATCGTACGTGCGTTAGCTATGGCACATGCGGGAGAAAAGAAAAGTGAGATTGTTGAGGCGCAGGAGCATCAGCCGGTATATGATGCTTATATTATCGGTTTGACTATGGATCGTCAGCGCTTATATGAAAGAATCAATGCAAGAGTGGATCAAATGATGAAACAGGGTCTGCTGCAGGAAATCGAACAGCTGCATAACCGGTATGCGGATGTATGGGAGCTTCAAAGCTTCCAGGGAATTGGCTACAAGGAATGGAAAAATTATTTTCAAGGTAGTGATGATGTTAATACCTGTGTGGAGAGTATTAAGAAAAATTCACGTAATTTTGCGAAGCGCCAATATACATGGTTCCGTAACCAGATGCAGGTACACTGGTATGATGTGGAAGCAGAAAATTATAAAGAGCAAATTTTAAACGATGTAAAAGCATGGATGGAGAGCTGA
- a CDS encoding tRNA threonylcarbamoyladenosine dehydratase, whose amino-acid sequence METPLQRMELLIGEQKLEQLKHSSVMIVGVGGVGSYAAEALARSGIGTLILVDGDTVAPSNLNRQIHAVYATIGRSKTEVMKERIESYREDCTVIRKDMFYKEENNAELFDTSVDFVIDAIDTMSSKLSLIRYCIENRIPFISSMGMANRLDPTQVECCDLMKTSYDPVAKIMRNLVRKHHIKGKIQVVFSREQPTIQTKIVNENGVTRKQKMPPASSPFVPSAAGLAAASYAMRILLEKGEKHGK is encoded by the coding sequence ATGGAAACACCTTTACAAAGAATGGAGCTTCTCATTGGCGAACAGAAGCTGGAACAGCTGAAGCATTCCTCTGTTATGATTGTCGGTGTCGGGGGCGTTGGCTCTTATGCTGCGGAGGCGCTGGCACGAAGTGGTATCGGAACACTGATTCTGGTTGATGGAGATACAGTTGCCCCCAGCAATCTTAATCGTCAGATACATGCGGTATATGCAACTATTGGCAGATCAAAGACAGAGGTCATGAAGGAACGTATTGAAAGCTATCGTGAGGATTGTACAGTGATACGTAAGGATATGTTCTATAAGGAAGAAAACAATGCAGAGCTGTTTGATACATCGGTGGATTTCGTCATTGATGCAATTGATACTATGAGCAGTAAGCTGTCTCTGATACGTTACTGTATAGAAAATAGGATTCCGTTTATCAGTAGTATGGGAATGGCAAACCGCCTTGATCCGACACAGGTGGAGTGCTGTGATCTTATGAAAACAAGCTATGATCCAGTCGCAAAAATCATGCGCAATCTGGTAAGAAAACATCATATAAAAGGGAAGATACAGGTTGTTTTTTCCAGGGAACAGCCAACGATTCAGACAAAAATCGTCAATGAAAACGGTGTTACCAGAAAACAGAAAATGCCGCCGGCAAGTTCTCCTTTTGTTCCATCCGCCGCAGGACTTGCAGCAGCTTCCTATGCGATGCGAATCCTACTGGAGAAAGGAGAAAAACATGGAAAATGA
- a CDS encoding nitroreductase yields the protein MENETLKLIRNRTSLRAYDSAPLTEDEENTIIESALLAPTAGNQMLYSMIIIRDAEKKKRLSKLCDYQMFIQSAPFIIIFVADHHRWFDYYRMNGVEKFAQKHNLDFTPPAEGDLMLAVEDAMAAAQNSVIAAESIGIGSCYIGDILENYETVKELLELPKETFPIAMLCYGHYKQEYKKVFSKRFDRKYIVFEDTYRQLQEDDYEKMFAERAEREFLTQNKYAAKNYAQQFYARKTGASFSKEMTRSVKEALKEWTGNV from the coding sequence ATGGAAAATGAAACCCTGAAGCTTATTAGAAACCGAACCTCCTTACGTGCATACGATTCTGCTCCTCTTACTGAGGATGAGGAAAATACGATTATTGAGAGTGCGCTGCTTGCACCAACAGCAGGGAATCAGATGCTGTATTCCATGATTATTATCCGTGATGCAGAAAAGAAAAAGAGATTGAGTAAGCTGTGTGATTATCAGATGTTTATCCAGTCTGCACCCTTTATAATTATCTTTGTGGCTGATCATCACCGCTGGTTTGATTATTATCGAATGAATGGTGTTGAAAAATTTGCGCAAAAGCATAATCTGGATTTCACACCGCCTGCAGAGGGTGATCTGATGCTGGCAGTTGAGGATGCGATGGCGGCTGCACAAAACAGTGTCATTGCAGCGGAATCCATTGGAATCGGTTCCTGTTACATTGGTGATATTCTGGAAAATTATGAAACAGTAAAGGAATTGTTAGAGCTGCCAAAGGAGACCTTCCCGATTGCCATGCTTTGCTATGGACATTATAAGCAGGAGTATAAAAAGGTTTTCAGTAAACGCTTCGATAGAAAGTATATCGTGTTTGAAGACACGTATCGTCAGCTACAAGAGGACGATTACGAAAAAATGTTCGCAGAACGTGCGGAAAGGGAGTTTCTGACACAGAATAAATATGCTGCCAAAAATTATGCACAGCAATTTTATGCCCGAAAAACCGGTGCGTCCTTCAGTAAGGAAATGACAAGAAGCGTGAAGGAAGCATTAAAGGAATGGACAGGGAACGTATAG
- a CDS encoding PadR family transcriptional regulator, which yields MDEKIKRIYVPMTETGFYILFSLQEECHGYHVIQYVKRLTNNEVVISAGTLYGSLSKMEKDQLITFTREEEKRKYYKITELGREVLKLELQRINRLFINSKGEYYYGNEKGI from the coding sequence ATGGATGAAAAAATAAAAAGAATCTACGTTCCAATGACAGAGACCGGTTTTTATATATTGTTTTCATTGCAGGAGGAATGTCACGGCTATCATGTAATACAGTATGTAAAAAGGTTAACGAATAACGAGGTTGTCATCAGTGCAGGAACCTTGTATGGAAGTCTGTCAAAAATGGAAAAGGATCAGTTGATTACCTTTACAAGAGAAGAAGAAAAAAGAAAGTATTATAAAATAACTGAGCTGGGCAGAGAAGTGCTGAAGCTGGAGCTGCAACGAATCAACAGACTGTTTATCAACAGCAAAGGAGAATACTATTATGGAAATGAAAAGGGTATTTAA
- a CDS encoding DUF2812 domain-containing protein, producing MEMKRVFKFFSLAEYGEEQNFLEEMHQKGWKLKSYSIIKGYIFEKCTPEKWIYQLDYRDEVEDVNSYLQLFKDCGWEYVMMFNSFYYFRKKEAGEDNNTEIFSDRETRQEYCASIYKRSIYLTLFCAVFFLIIMVPNLWKAIRMFDREPWFLIVFLIISGIMLFELIFLIRCTLKLYNAKKKQESA from the coding sequence ATGGAAATGAAAAGGGTATTTAAGTTCTTTTCACTTGCAGAATACGGAGAAGAACAGAATTTTCTGGAAGAGATGCATCAGAAGGGCTGGAAGCTGAAAAGCTATAGTATTATAAAAGGATATATTTTTGAGAAATGCACGCCTGAGAAATGGATCTATCAACTGGATTATCGTGATGAAGTTGAGGATGTAAACTCCTATCTGCAGCTGTTTAAGGATTGCGGCTGGGAATATGTGATGATGTTTAATTCCTTTTACTACTTCCGCAAGAAAGAAGCTGGAGAAGATAACAATACAGAAATCTTCAGCGATCGGGAAACACGGCAGGAATACTGTGCATCCATTTATAAACGAAGTATATACCTTACTCTGTTTTGTGCAGTCTTTTTTCTAATAATTATGGTGCCGAATCTGTGGAAGGCAATCCGTATGTTTGACAGAGAGCCTTGGTTTCTTATTGTCTTTTTAATTATTTCCGGCATTATGTTATTTGAGCTTATATTTCTAATTCGCTGTACATTGAAATTATATAATGCGAAGAAGAAACAGGAAAGTGCATAG
- a CDS encoding YggS family pyridoxal phosphate-dependent enzyme, with product MDKKKLQEIQKNLPDNVTLIAVSKTHTKEEIDEAYACGCRVFGENKVQELKEKYDARYQWHMIGHLQRNKVKDVVPLADMIQSLDSLRLAEEIEKQCAKIDKIMPVLIEVNISREANKTGVYMEECSAFVKQCMQFKHLDVQGLMCVGPLDADDERIEECFERMNVLYHKLQGEYGAEQIRYLSMGMSSDYQLALKHGSNTIRLGTVIFGKRNYNI from the coding sequence ATGGATAAAAAGAAGCTTCAGGAAATACAAAAGAATCTGCCTGACAATGTTACATTGATTGCGGTAAGTAAAACACATACAAAGGAAGAAATTGACGAAGCCTATGCCTGTGGCTGCCGTGTATTTGGTGAAAACAAGGTACAGGAGCTAAAAGAAAAATACGATGCACGCTATCAGTGGCATATGATTGGTCATTTGCAGCGTAATAAGGTTAAAGATGTAGTTCCTCTGGCAGATATGATTCAAAGCCTGGACAGTTTGCGTCTTGCGGAAGAAATAGAAAAGCAATGTGCAAAGATCGATAAGATTATGCCTGTTCTGATTGAAGTAAATATTTCCAGAGAAGCAAATAAAACCGGCGTCTATATGGAGGAATGCTCTGCTTTTGTGAAGCAGTGTATGCAATTCAAGCATTTAGATGTACAGGGACTGATGTGTGTAGGGCCGCTGGATGCAGATGATGAACGTATTGAGGAATGCTTTGAACGAATGAATGTACTTTATCATAAGCTGCAAGGTGAATACGGTGCTGAGCAAATTCGTTATCTTTCCATGGGTATGAGCAGTGATTATCAGCTTGCTTTAAAACACGGCTCTAATACGATACGGCTGGGTACCGTTATATTCGGCAAACGAAATTACAATATATAA
- a CDS encoding dTMP kinase, with product MNKGLFITFEGNDGSGKTTISKLAYERLKEMGYPVIYTREPGGIDIAEQIRKVILDPANTAMDERCEALLYAASRRQHLVEKVLPALNEGSIVLCDRFVDSSLVYQGIARGIGMEEVYAINQFAIEGHLPDATVFLSVDFETGLSRVTSRGNKDRLDNESMEFHKLVAQGYELIKEKFKDRMHIVDANADVDTVLNNTVSCIMEIIKNHV from the coding sequence ATGAACAAGGGATTGTTTATCACATTTGAAGGAAATGACGGAAGCGGGAAAACCACCATCAGCAAGCTTGCATATGAAAGACTGAAGGAAATGGGATATCCTGTCATATATACAAGAGAACCGGGAGGAATTGATATTGCGGAACAGATACGCAAGGTCATTCTGGATCCTGCAAACACTGCAATGGATGAACGCTGTGAGGCATTGCTGTATGCGGCTAGCCGGCGGCAGCATCTTGTGGAAAAGGTACTGCCTGCACTGAACGAGGGAAGCATTGTATTATGTGATCGTTTTGTGGATAGCTCACTTGTATATCAGGGTATTGCAAGAGGAATCGGTATGGAAGAAGTATATGCAATCAATCAGTTTGCTATTGAAGGTCATCTTCCGGATGCCACCGTCTTCCTGTCTGTTGATTTTGAAACAGGCTTATCCCGTGTCACAAGCCGCGGCAACAAAGACCGACTGGATAACGAAAGTATGGAGTTCCATAAACTGGTAGCACAGGGCTATGAGCTCATTAAAGAGAAATTCAAAGACCGTATGCATATTGTGGATGCCAATGCAGATGTGGATACAGTTCTGAATAACACAGTGTCCTGTATTATGGAGATTATAAAAAACCATGTTTAA
- a CDS encoding DNA polymerase III subunit delta yields the protein MFKDILREQQPVVYHTLRNALENDRLAHAYMFSGPSGTPKKETAYLLAQSLVCGQPGFACETCDTCERIIHNEYADMIYLDGTSVSIKKDDILKLQHTFAKTGLEKTGKKIYVLDHAENATPDALNSLLKFLEEPGSDMIAILIVEQLDRVLPTIISRCQNIPFTALSAAQCYEAVQEELEAMDAYLLSNMIRQKSEIMEAAESEDYQHARFLMKGMLERYLSSPYDALLFLQVEGFPAKQKKYGKQAMLYLIDMLSIFFKDSLRNSRKQPDAWYRNMLEQYQKKNMDMVAILQILMQTKDTLLRSVNLQLLVDQMLFRMKEVTK from the coding sequence ATGTTTAAAGATATTTTGAGAGAACAGCAGCCGGTTGTATATCATACCCTTCGCAATGCACTGGAGAATGACCGCCTGGCGCATGCCTATATGTTTAGTGGACCGAGCGGTACACCGAAAAAGGAAACGGCATATCTTCTTGCGCAGAGTCTGGTATGTGGACAGCCGGGCTTTGCTTGTGAAACCTGCGATACCTGTGAAAGGATCATACATAACGAATATGCGGATATGATCTATCTGGATGGGACAAGCGTATCAATCAAAAAGGATGATATTTTAAAGCTTCAGCATACCTTTGCGAAAACTGGATTGGAGAAAACGGGAAAGAAAATATATGTATTGGATCATGCGGAAAACGCAACACCCGATGCATTGAATTCACTCTTGAAATTTCTGGAGGAGCCGGGCAGTGATATGATCGCGATTTTGATTGTGGAACAGCTGGACAGAGTGCTGCCAACAATTATATCGCGATGTCAGAATATTCCCTTTACAGCGCTGAGTGCTGCGCAATGCTATGAAGCAGTTCAGGAAGAGCTGGAAGCGATGGATGCCTATCTGCTCAGTAATATGATCCGGCAGAAATCAGAGATTATGGAAGCTGCGGAAAGTGAAGATTACCAGCATGCCCGTTTCTTAATGAAAGGGATGCTGGAGCGTTATCTTTCTTCTCCCTATGATGCACTGCTCTTTCTGCAGGTGGAAGGATTTCCGGCAAAGCAGAAAAAATATGGAAAACAGGCTATGCTGTATCTGATTGATATGCTGTCTATATTTTTTAAAGACAGCCTGAGAAATAGCCGCAAACAACCAGATGCCTGGTATCGGAATATGCTGGAGCAGTATCAGAAAAAAAACATGGATATGGTTGCAATTCTGCAGATTCTCATGCAGACCAAGGATACATTGCTGCGTTCGGTCAACCTGCAGCTGCTTGTTGATCAAATGCTGTTTAGAATGAAAGAGGTGACAAAATGA
- a CDS encoding stage 0 sporulation protein, producing the protein MTQNQPEEKNGNGKGNTNQKQDRRKHHDRNFEQKKDMKHNPKHDGRPAVKPETKEVRTDTKKEQKQEQRPMQKQEHKKQNHNEHKPEGRVYKYIAFVSFKDSKKIYTFGTDVDEYRVGDDVVVETIRGLELGKIVKETEAFLSNGMEIKPIIRKASTRDLKQVQENAEKAKKAMDICAECIRKLNLDMNLIEAEYTLDCSKIIFVYVADERVDFRELLKELASIFKCRIELRQIGPRNKSKIIGGLGTCGMETCCSRFMNDFDVVSINMAKNQLLALNIQKLSGQCGKLMCCLKFEDSQYKRLREGLPKMNSQIEYKGSRYRITSMNVLLQQVKIENKEDVQFLSFKELWPDIDFSDR; encoded by the coding sequence ATGACACAGAATCAGCCGGAAGAAAAAAACGGAAATGGAAAAGGAAATACGAATCAGAAGCAGGATAGAAGAAAGCATCACGACAGAAATTTCGAACAGAAAAAAGATATGAAGCACAATCCAAAACACGATGGCAGACCTGCTGTAAAGCCAGAGACAAAGGAAGTGCGCACGGATACGAAAAAGGAACAGAAACAGGAACAGCGTCCAATGCAGAAGCAGGAGCATAAAAAGCAGAATCACAATGAACATAAGCCGGAGGGCCGTGTTTATAAGTACATAGCATTTGTTTCCTTTAAGGATTCAAAAAAAATCTATACCTTTGGCACAGATGTTGATGAATACCGTGTTGGCGATGATGTTGTCGTGGAAACAATACGGGGTCTGGAGCTTGGAAAAATCGTAAAGGAAACAGAAGCATTTCTATCAAATGGAATGGAAATAAAGCCGATTATCCGCAAAGCAAGCACCCGTGATTTAAAACAGGTACAGGAAAATGCAGAAAAGGCAAAGAAGGCTATGGATATCTGCGCGGAATGTATCCGTAAGCTCAATCTGGATATGAATCTGATTGAAGCAGAATATACGCTCGATTGCAGTAAGATTATATTTGTATATGTGGCGGATGAACGTGTAGACTTCCGTGAATTGTTAAAGGAGCTGGCAAGTATATTCAAATGCCGCATTGAGCTACGTCAGATAGGGCCGCGCAATAAATCAAAAATTATCGGTGGATTGGGAACCTGTGGAATGGAAACCTGCTGTTCCCGTTTCATGAATGATTTCGACGTGGTATCCATCAACATGGCAAAGAACCAGCTGCTGGCTTTAAATATTCAAAAGCTGAGCGGACAGTGCGGTAAGCTGATGTGCTGTCTGAAATTTGAGGACAGCCAGTACAAGAGACTGCGTGAGGGACTGCCGAAGATGAATTCCCAGATTGAATATAAGGGAAGCCGCTATCGTATCACCAGCATGAACGTTTTACTTCAGCAGGTTAAGATAGAAAATAAAGAGGATGTACAATTCCTTTCCTTTAAGGAATTGTGGCCTGATATTGATTTCTCCGATCGGTAG
- the rsmI gene encoding 16S rRNA (cytidine(1402)-2'-O)-methyltransferase codes for MNRQKSFENEKATLYVVATPIGNLQEMTPRALTVLESVDVIAAEDTRNTLKLLTHFGIHTRLISHHQHNEAQSANGLLELLRQGQDIALVSDAGYPLISDPGCVVTQKVIEEGFNVVPISGSNAMLNALVSSGMDTRHFLFYGFLKSGEKERIRELYELKYYPFTMVFYEAPHRIKKMLFSCLEVLGNRQICLARELTKKHEEFLRGTIEEILETADELKGEMVIVMEGSRETKEPGEDSAMPLVHEQINSYIKEGLSTNEAIKRVARERGLSKNEIYKQYHGLC; via the coding sequence ATGAATCGTCAGAAAAGTTTTGAAAATGAAAAAGCAACACTGTATGTGGTGGCTACTCCTATTGGAAATCTGCAGGAAATGACACCAAGAGCATTGACGGTACTGGAGTCTGTAGATGTAATAGCGGCAGAGGATACCAGAAACACATTAAAGCTGCTGACACATTTCGGTATACATACAAGACTGATATCCCATCATCAGCACAACGAGGCACAGAGTGCAAACGGACTGCTGGAGCTTTTGCGTCAGGGACAGGATATTGCCCTTGTGAGCGATGCAGGATATCCGCTGATCAGTGATCCGGGCTGTGTGGTGACACAAAAGGTTATTGAAGAGGGCTTTAATGTCGTGCCGATTTCCGGAAGCAATGCCATGCTAAATGCACTTGTATCAAGCGGTATGGATACCAGACACTTTCTGTTCTATGGATTTTTAAAATCGGGGGAGAAGGAACGCATACGGGAGCTGTATGAGCTGAAATATTATCCGTTCACTATGGTTTTCTATGAAGCGCCGCATCGCATAAAAAAGATGCTTTTTTCCTGTCTGGAGGTTTTAGGAAACCGGCAAATCTGCCTGGCCCGGGAGCTTACCAAAAAGCATGAGGAATTTCTCCGCGGTACGATTGAGGAAATTCTGGAAACAGCAGATGAGCTGAAGGGTGAAATGGTCATCGTCATGGAAGGTTCCAGAGAAACAAAGGAGCCGGGGGAGGATTCTGCCATGCCGCTGGTGCATGAACAAATCAATTCCTATATAAAGGAAGGCTTGTCAACCAATGAAGCAATTAAGCGGGTGGCAAGAGAGCGCGGACTCAGTAAAAATGAGATTTACAAGCAGTACCATGGATTATGCTGA
- a CDS encoding GNAT family N-acetyltransferase yields MEITQDVCLYADMLQCKRSGGTVLYETEDALLLQGRVSKILYSAASSLEAGKRIIEHLPVHFDILVAHDKYTEPWLNTMRNLTCELECVHCVYTKTAPPEIQLPDGFTIQRLDTRHMQMIISLYRHSMESLANESYIGECLKDGMYGAFHGDELCGFIGVHDQESIGLLEVHPNWRRKGLAVALEQVMIAKQLERGRLPYGEIVSDNTASIQLQRKAGMITNEKLTYWYFP; encoded by the coding sequence ATGGAAATAACACAGGATGTCTGTCTGTATGCTGATATGCTGCAGTGCAAAAGGTCAGGAGGAACGGTTTTATATGAAACAGAGGATGCATTGCTATTACAGGGGAGAGTATCAAAAATTTTATATAGTGCTGCCAGTTCGTTAGAAGCCGGCAAAAGGATCATCGAGCATCTTCCTGTACATTTTGATATACTGGTTGCTCATGATAAATATACAGAGCCCTGGCTGAATACTATGCGTAATCTGACCTGTGAACTGGAATGTGTACATTGTGTCTATACGAAGACTGCACCACCTGAGATACAGCTTCCGGATGGCTTTACAATACAAAGGCTGGATACTAGACATATGCAGATGATAATTTCACTGTATCGTCATTCCATGGAATCTCTTGCGAATGAGAGCTATATCGGAGAATGTCTGAAGGATGGTATGTATGGAGCTTTTCATGGTGATGAGCTGTGCGGCTTTATCGGTGTTCACGATCAGGAAAGCATCGGTTTGCTGGAGGTGCATCCAAATTGGAGAAGAAAGGGACTGGCAGTCGCTTTGGAGCAGGTGATGATAGCTAAGCAGCTGGAGCGGGGAAGATTACCCTATGGTGAAATTGTATCTGATAATACAGCCAGCATCCAGCTTCAAAGAAAAGCAGGTATGATCACAAATGAAAAGCTAACCTACTGGTATTTTCCCTGA